In Bombus huntii isolate Logan2020A chromosome 3, iyBomHunt1.1, whole genome shotgun sequence, a single genomic region encodes these proteins:
- the LOC126863967 gene encoding E3 ubiquitin-protein ligase SMURF1 isoform X1 encodes MSNPGGSRRNGAMKIRLTILCARNLARKDLFRLPDPFAKITVDGSGQCHSTHTCKATLDPMWNQHYDLYIGKDDGITISVWNHKKIHKKKGGGFLGCVRILSNTIQRLKDTGYQRLDLCKAHSDDTDVVKGEVVVSLLSRDGHNGAVSNTVGHNAVVDVLGDLSCPNDLPDGWEERRTRSGRLYYVNHYTRTTQWIRPNARPTNGIIPTTPEPPPLPSSEPTSPSGSGSPPNIRTESPTRCTPEWNGDGTPSRTPSRDSSTPNTPRNTPTQQQNRNQQNQHNTRNVTPASSRERRPVRASDEQNGNQNGNTRPERGINNAQPRRPNRSNRNRNSALVYNERRYDPPQPPDLPRGYEMRKTQQGQVYFYHVPTGSSTWHDPRIPRDLPANELASELGPLPSGWEMRQTQSGRVYFVDHNNRTTQFTDPRLSSQIISNLLNRRQNSTTNQTMSSSNNTTTVANESTEIETPASPSIQCNMVQRPRTENGSNNNSSSLENTSAQNAQTVSELPKELMDNELLPKYKRDLVAKLKCLRAELNALQPQSGHCRLEVSRNEIFEESYRLIMKMRPKDMRKRLMVKFRGEEGLDYGGVAREWLYLLSHEMLNPQYGLFQYSRDDNYTLQINPDSGINPEHLSYFHFAGRIIGIAVFHGHHIDGGFTTPFYKMLLNKAITLTDIEGVDPELHRSLTWMLENSIDGVLDATFSVEHSSFGVLKNHELKPGGKDIPVTEENKKEYVRLYVNYRFMRGIEQQFLALQKGFHELIPPQLLRPFDERELELVIGGLGTIDINDWKMHTRLKHCTPDTPVVKWFWQIVESYGEEMRARLLQFVTGSSRVPLQGFKALQGSTGAAGPRLFTIHAVDAPSENLPKAHTCFNRIDIPESYPSYQKMLDKLTQAVEETCGFAVE; translated from the exons ATGTCGAATCCGGGCGGTAGCAGGAGGAACGGGGCCATGAAGATTCGTTTGACGA TTTTATGTGCCCGTAATCTTGCCAGGAAAGATCTGTTTC GCCTACCAGACCCTTTCGCTAAAATAACTGTTGATGGTTCAGGTCAATGTCATAGTACACATACGTGCAAGGCAACTCTAGATCCCATGTGGAATCAACATTATGACTT GTACATTGGGAAAGAtgatggtattacgatatcaGTTTGGAATCATAAAAAGatccataaaaaaaaaggtgGAGGATTTTTGGGATGTGTAAGAATATTATCCAACACGATTCAAAGACTCAAAGATACAggat aTCAGCGATTAGATCTTTGCAAAGCACACTCAGATGACACAGATGTTGTTAAAGGAGAAGTTGTAGTATCTCTTTTATCACGAGATGGTCATAATGGTGCTGTGAGTAATACAGTGGGTCATAATGCTGTTGTTGATGTTCTTGGAGATCTGAGCTGTCCAAATGATTTGCCAGATGGATGGGAAGAAAGAAGGACTCGAAGTGGACGACTATATTATGTTAACCACTATACCAGAACTACACAGTGGATTCGTCCAAACGCACG ACCTACCAATGGTATAATACCAACTACACCAGAACCACCACCATTACCTTCTTCTGAACCTACATCTCCCAGTGGCAGTGGAAGTCCTCCTAATATAAGAACTGAAAGTCCTACTAGATGTACACCTGAATGGAATGGGGATGGAACACCTAGTAGAACTCCTAGCAGAGATAGTTCTACCCCAAATACACCAAGAAATACTCCCACTCAGCAGCAGAATAGAAATCAACAAAATCAACATAACACAAGAAACGTAACACCTGCATCATCAAGGGAACGACGGCCAGTACGAGCAAGCGACGAACAAAATGGCAATCAGAATGGTAATACTAGGCCTGAACGTGGTATTAACAACGCTCAACCACGAAGGCCTAATCGAagtaatagaaatagaaatagcgcACTGGTTTATAACGAGAGGAGGTACGATCCTCCGCAACCACCAGACTTACCCAGAGGTTATG aaatgaGAAAAACGCAACAAGGTCAAGTGTATTTTTATCATGTACCAACTGGTTCATCCACTTGGCACGATCCTAGAATACCTCGCGATTTACCAGCTAATGAATTAGCAAGTGAACTTGGACCATTACCGAGTGGATGGGAAATGCGACAAACTCAAAGTGGCCGTGTTTATTTTGTGGATCACAATAACAGAACTACACAATTTACTGATCCTAGGTTATCCAGTCAAATCATAAGCAATCTGTTAAA TAGGCGACAAAATAGTACAACTAATCAAACTATGAGTAGTTCAAATAATACAACTACAGTTGCAAATGAATCTACAGAAATAGAGACACCTGCATCACCAAGTATTCAATGCAACATGGTTCAGAGGCCAAGAACAGAGAACGGAAGCAATAATAATTCTTCCTCAT tgGAAAATACGTCAGCTCAAAATGCTCAAACTGTATCAGAATTGCCAAAGGAACTAATGGACAATGAATTACTGCCGAAGTATAAACGTGATTTAGTGgcaaaattgaaatgtttgagAGCAGAATTAAATGCCCTTCAACCTCAAAGTGGACATTGTAGGCTTGAGGTAtcaagaaatgaaatatttgaa GAATCATACAgattaataatgaaaatgcGACCAAAAGACATGCGTAAAAGACTTATGGTTAAATTTCGCGGCGAGGAAGGTCTTGATTATGGTGGAGTAGCACGAGAATGGTTATATTTATTGTCGCATGAGATGTTGAATCCACAATATGGGCTTTTCCAATATTCAAGAGACGACAATTATACACTTCAAATTAATCCCGATTCGGGAATAAATCCAGAACATTTATCGTACTTCCACTTTGCCGGAAGGATAATAGGAATCGCCGTTTTTCATGGTCATCATATAGATGGAGGTTTTACAACTCCATTCTATAAAATGCTGCTTAATAAAGCAATTACTCTTACTGATATAGAAGGTGTTGATCCAGAATTACATAGAAGTCTTACATGGATGTT GGAAAATAGTATAGATGGAGTGTTGGATGCTACGTTTTCAGTGGAACATAGTAGTTTTGGAGTGTTGAAAAATCATGAACTTAAACCAGGTGGAAAAGACATTCCTGTAactgaagaaaataaaaaggaatatGTACGTTTATATGTAAACTATCGCTTTATGCGAGGTATTGAACAACAGTTTCTGGCATTACAAAAAGGATTCCACGAACTAATTCCACCTCAACTATTAAGACCTTTTGATGAAAGGGAATTAGAATTGGTTATTGGTGGTTTAGGGACGATTGACATTAATGATTGGAAAATGCACACACGATTAAAACATTGTACACCTGATACGCCAGTAGTAAAGTGGTTTTGGCAAATAGTAGAATCTTATGGAGAAGAAATGAGAGCTCGATTACTTCAATTCGTTACTGGAAGTTCTCGAGTTCCCTTGCAAGGATTTAAAGCTTTACAAG GATCAACAGGAGCCGCAGGTCCACGATTATTTACAATACATGCCGTTGATGCGCCAAGTGAAAATTTACCAAAAGCACATACCTGTTTCAATAGAATAGATATTCCAGAAAGTTATCCCAGTTATCAGAAAATGCTTGACAAACTTACACAAGCAGTTGAGGAAACTTGTGGTTTCGCTGTTGAATAA
- the LOC126863967 gene encoding E3 ubiquitin-protein ligase SMURF1 isoform X2, whose protein sequence is MSNPGGSRRNGAMKIRLTILCARNLARKDLFRLPDPFAKITVDGSGQCHSTHTCKATLDPMWNQHYDLYIGKDDGITISVWNHKKIHKKKGGGFLGCVRILSNTIQRLKDTGYQRLDLCKAHSDDTDVVKGEVVVSLLSRDGHNGAVSNTVGHNAVVDVLGDLSCPNDLPDGWEERRTRSGRLYYVNHYTRTTQWIRPNARPTNGIIPTTPEPPPLPSSEPTSPSGSGSPPNIRTESPTRCTPEWNGDGTPSRTPSRDSSTPNTPRNTPTQQQNRNQQNQHNTRNVTPASSRERRPVRASDEQNGNQNGNTRPERGINNAQPRRPNRSNRNRNSALVYNERRYDPPQPPDLPRGYEMRKTQQGQVYFYHVPTGSSTWHDPRIPRDLPANELASELGPLPSGWEMRQTQSGRVYFVDHNNRTTQFTDPRLSSQIISNLLKRQNSTTNQTMSSSNNTTTVANESTEIETPASPSIQCNMVQRPRTENGSNNNSSSLENTSAQNAQTVSELPKELMDNELLPKYKRDLVAKLKCLRAELNALQPQSGHCRLEVSRNEIFEESYRLIMKMRPKDMRKRLMVKFRGEEGLDYGGVAREWLYLLSHEMLNPQYGLFQYSRDDNYTLQINPDSGINPEHLSYFHFAGRIIGIAVFHGHHIDGGFTTPFYKMLLNKAITLTDIEGVDPELHRSLTWMLENSIDGVLDATFSVEHSSFGVLKNHELKPGGKDIPVTEENKKEYVRLYVNYRFMRGIEQQFLALQKGFHELIPPQLLRPFDERELELVIGGLGTIDINDWKMHTRLKHCTPDTPVVKWFWQIVESYGEEMRARLLQFVTGSSRVPLQGFKALQGSTGAAGPRLFTIHAVDAPSENLPKAHTCFNRIDIPESYPSYQKMLDKLTQAVEETCGFAVE, encoded by the exons ATGTCGAATCCGGGCGGTAGCAGGAGGAACGGGGCCATGAAGATTCGTTTGACGA TTTTATGTGCCCGTAATCTTGCCAGGAAAGATCTGTTTC GCCTACCAGACCCTTTCGCTAAAATAACTGTTGATGGTTCAGGTCAATGTCATAGTACACATACGTGCAAGGCAACTCTAGATCCCATGTGGAATCAACATTATGACTT GTACATTGGGAAAGAtgatggtattacgatatcaGTTTGGAATCATAAAAAGatccataaaaaaaaaggtgGAGGATTTTTGGGATGTGTAAGAATATTATCCAACACGATTCAAAGACTCAAAGATACAggat aTCAGCGATTAGATCTTTGCAAAGCACACTCAGATGACACAGATGTTGTTAAAGGAGAAGTTGTAGTATCTCTTTTATCACGAGATGGTCATAATGGTGCTGTGAGTAATACAGTGGGTCATAATGCTGTTGTTGATGTTCTTGGAGATCTGAGCTGTCCAAATGATTTGCCAGATGGATGGGAAGAAAGAAGGACTCGAAGTGGACGACTATATTATGTTAACCACTATACCAGAACTACACAGTGGATTCGTCCAAACGCACG ACCTACCAATGGTATAATACCAACTACACCAGAACCACCACCATTACCTTCTTCTGAACCTACATCTCCCAGTGGCAGTGGAAGTCCTCCTAATATAAGAACTGAAAGTCCTACTAGATGTACACCTGAATGGAATGGGGATGGAACACCTAGTAGAACTCCTAGCAGAGATAGTTCTACCCCAAATACACCAAGAAATACTCCCACTCAGCAGCAGAATAGAAATCAACAAAATCAACATAACACAAGAAACGTAACACCTGCATCATCAAGGGAACGACGGCCAGTACGAGCAAGCGACGAACAAAATGGCAATCAGAATGGTAATACTAGGCCTGAACGTGGTATTAACAACGCTCAACCACGAAGGCCTAATCGAagtaatagaaatagaaatagcgcACTGGTTTATAACGAGAGGAGGTACGATCCTCCGCAACCACCAGACTTACCCAGAGGTTATG aaatgaGAAAAACGCAACAAGGTCAAGTGTATTTTTATCATGTACCAACTGGTTCATCCACTTGGCACGATCCTAGAATACCTCGCGATTTACCAGCTAATGAATTAGCAAGTGAACTTGGACCATTACCGAGTGGATGGGAAATGCGACAAACTCAAAGTGGCCGTGTTTATTTTGTGGATCACAATAACAGAACTACACAATTTACTGATCCTAGGTTATCCAGTCAAATCATAAGCAATCTGTTAAA GCGACAAAATAGTACAACTAATCAAACTATGAGTAGTTCAAATAATACAACTACAGTTGCAAATGAATCTACAGAAATAGAGACACCTGCATCACCAAGTATTCAATGCAACATGGTTCAGAGGCCAAGAACAGAGAACGGAAGCAATAATAATTCTTCCTCAT tgGAAAATACGTCAGCTCAAAATGCTCAAACTGTATCAGAATTGCCAAAGGAACTAATGGACAATGAATTACTGCCGAAGTATAAACGTGATTTAGTGgcaaaattgaaatgtttgagAGCAGAATTAAATGCCCTTCAACCTCAAAGTGGACATTGTAGGCTTGAGGTAtcaagaaatgaaatatttgaa GAATCATACAgattaataatgaaaatgcGACCAAAAGACATGCGTAAAAGACTTATGGTTAAATTTCGCGGCGAGGAAGGTCTTGATTATGGTGGAGTAGCACGAGAATGGTTATATTTATTGTCGCATGAGATGTTGAATCCACAATATGGGCTTTTCCAATATTCAAGAGACGACAATTATACACTTCAAATTAATCCCGATTCGGGAATAAATCCAGAACATTTATCGTACTTCCACTTTGCCGGAAGGATAATAGGAATCGCCGTTTTTCATGGTCATCATATAGATGGAGGTTTTACAACTCCATTCTATAAAATGCTGCTTAATAAAGCAATTACTCTTACTGATATAGAAGGTGTTGATCCAGAATTACATAGAAGTCTTACATGGATGTT GGAAAATAGTATAGATGGAGTGTTGGATGCTACGTTTTCAGTGGAACATAGTAGTTTTGGAGTGTTGAAAAATCATGAACTTAAACCAGGTGGAAAAGACATTCCTGTAactgaagaaaataaaaaggaatatGTACGTTTATATGTAAACTATCGCTTTATGCGAGGTATTGAACAACAGTTTCTGGCATTACAAAAAGGATTCCACGAACTAATTCCACCTCAACTATTAAGACCTTTTGATGAAAGGGAATTAGAATTGGTTATTGGTGGTTTAGGGACGATTGACATTAATGATTGGAAAATGCACACACGATTAAAACATTGTACACCTGATACGCCAGTAGTAAAGTGGTTTTGGCAAATAGTAGAATCTTATGGAGAAGAAATGAGAGCTCGATTACTTCAATTCGTTACTGGAAGTTCTCGAGTTCCCTTGCAAGGATTTAAAGCTTTACAAG GATCAACAGGAGCCGCAGGTCCACGATTATTTACAATACATGCCGTTGATGCGCCAAGTGAAAATTTACCAAAAGCACATACCTGTTTCAATAGAATAGATATTCCAGAAAGTTATCCCAGTTATCAGAAAATGCTTGACAAACTTACACAAGCAGTTGAGGAAACTTGTGGTTTCGCTGTTGAATAA